The Moorena producens PAL-8-15-08-1 genomic interval TCAGGGCTGGTACAAGGAATCAGTCACAAATATTGCAAATTTATTCACAGGAAGGATGGTTATGCCTATACAAATTAAATTTTGTCCTCCCTTTCCTATAGACGAAACCTTAGGAGATTGGAGCCTTATTACAACAGACTTAAACTTTAACTCACAGACTACCAACCACAAAGGCTCCAATCTCCTTACGGTAACTTCAAACACCGCTAAATCAAAGATTATAGCGGGAGTCTCCAGGGAGGCGGACAGATGAGTACTTCTTTTTCTTCCAAGGGCCGTAAGGTCATTAGTGACAATGACAGTGACGCTCAAATTTCATTACGTCATATTTCAAAAACGTTCCCCGGTAAGCATGGTTGGTTTGATAAAATTACTGGCCAATCTTCTGCGGACTTTGTCGCTATCGAAGATATCAATTTAGATATTGAGCACAACACGTTTGTGTCGATTATTGGCCCATCGGGTTGTGGTAAGTCCACCTTGCTGAATATTATCGCGGGTTTGAGTTCCGCCACCAGTGGCGAAGTGATTATCAATGGGCAACTTGTGACTCAACCAGGACCTGACCGGGGTATGGTCTTTCAAAACTATGCCCTTATGCCTTGGATGACTGTGGAAGGTAATATTAGGTTTGCGGTGGAAACTGTCTATCCTAAAATTTCTGCGAGGGAGCAAAAACGGGTTATTAAGGAAAATATCCAACTAGTGGGTTTAACCGGAGCAGAGAACAAACATCCTCACGAACTATCCGGGGGTATGCGACAACGAGTAGGTATTGCGAGAGCTTTAGCTATTAATCCCCAAATTTTGTTAATGGATGAACCGTTTGGTGCGTTAGATGCTCTGACTAGGGGATTTTTGCAGGATGAAATCGAGCGCATTTGGGAGCAGCAGCGTAAAACTGCCATTATGATTACCCATAGCATTGATGAAGCCCTCTTGTTATCCGACCGGATTGTCATGATGACCAAAGGCCCTGCGGCGCGCATTGATGAGGTGCTTGAAGTGCCTTTCCCCCGTCCGCGCGATCGCACTACGGTTGAGCATCATCCTGCCTATATGGAACTGAAACAGGAAATGGAAAACCATCTATATCGGGAAACTAGAGCGGTAGAAGAAGCGAGAATTCACTAAAAATTC includes:
- a CDS encoding ABC transporter ATP-binding protein, which encodes MSTSFSSKGRKVISDNDSDAQISLRHISKTFPGKHGWFDKITGQSSADFVAIEDINLDIEHNTFVSIIGPSGCGKSTLLNIIAGLSSATSGEVIINGQLVTQPGPDRGMVFQNYALMPWMTVEGNIRFAVETVYPKISAREQKRVIKENIQLVGLTGAENKHPHELSGGMRQRVGIARALAINPQILLMDEPFGALDALTRGFLQDEIERIWEQQRKTAIMITHSIDEALLLSDRIVMMTKGPAARIDEVLEVPFPRPRDRTTVEHHPAYMELKQEMENHLYRETRAVEEARIH